The Juglans regia cultivar Chandler chromosome 2, Walnut 2.0, whole genome shotgun sequence genome includes a window with the following:
- the LOC109014080 gene encoding uncharacterized protein LOC109014080, with the protein MATPLLLMASGQTASEDNTGALFGTEGIKPEAGKTRGRKSSRGPNQKKQPQRGLGVAQLERLRLQERWKKITEIPQVQSFNHLDPQRQYKTPILPCTDQVGSVPVQFGAPLYCAPTVPVVNGCGSLVVHRVGNGGGFGGLYHGGSSGMGAVVMGDQVGMDAYGGIGDPDPRVFVGTVFETSKELSSMPKMHYGPQQCDVCFKKKYFNGRNIGFNGGRENYSEISPLINSSHDFMGSNLENIPNLTEETCNFGGTAPSRSCRNLDDQGVEVVAVHRKGNSRGRGSVLMEYEFFPGKNGRGTSSKALEEASVAVDGEASYLTSAAYSSTSNSVDLSLKLSY; encoded by the exons ATGGCTACGCCACTGCTTCTCATGGCCTCTGGCCAAACCGCGAGCGAGGATAACACCGGAGCCCTGTTTGGGACCGAAGGAATCAAACCCGAGGCCGGAAAAACCCGAGGGAGAAAGTCCAGCAGAGGACCAAACCAGAAAAAACAACCCCAGAGAGGACTCGGTGTCGCCCAGCTTGAGCGCCTCAGGCTTCAAGAACGCTGGAAGAAAATTACAGAAATACCCCAGGTCCAGTCCTTTAACCATCTCGATCCTCAGCGTCAGTACAAGACTCCAATATTACCTTGCACCGACCAGGTTGGGTCTGTGCCGGTGCAGTTCGGGGCACCACTGTACTGCGCACCTACAGTACCTGTTGTTAATGGCTGTGGGAGTCTGGTTGTTCACAGGGTTGGAAATGGAGGTGGTTTTGGGGGGCTGTACCATGGTGGGTCTTCTGGAATGGGAGCGGTAGTGATGGGGGACCAGGTTGGGATGGATGCGTATGGTGGGATTGGGGATCCGGATCCGAGAGTTTTTGTTGGGACTGTGTTTGAGACCTCGAAAGAGCTCTCTTCAATGCCAAAGATGCACTATGGGCCTCAGCAATGTGATGTCTGCTTCAAG AAAAAGTACTTCAATGGGAGAAATATAGGGTTTAATGGAGGGAGAGAAAACTATTCTGAGATTTCTCCACTGATAAATAGTTCTCATGATTTTATGGGATCGAATCTGGAAAACATCCCAAACCTCACTGAAGAAACCTGCAATTTTGGTGGCACAGCTCCAAGCCGTTCCTGTCGCAATCTTGATGATCAG GGTGTAGAGGTTGTAGCTGTTCACAGGAAGGGAAATTCAAGGGGGCGCGGAAGCGTTTTGATGGAATATGAGTTTTTCCCTGGAAAAAATGGCAGAGGCACTTCTTCCAAGGCACTTGAAGAAGCTTCGGTTGCTGTGGATGGTGAAGCTTCTTATCTTACATCTGCTGCTTACAGTTCCACTTCTAATTCTGTTGATTTGTCTCTCAAGCTTTCATATTAG
- the LOC109013647 gene encoding uncharacterized protein LOC109013647, with protein sequence MESTKTKLQSKNRKKSESMNKKNRFFLCFRPVSMDGSLKTVRRTDGRLGDPIFTCIAAGDKGGMELRRISPPILALDRAEKEEEGSGDWRKKDGNGRLSRILKTVFTANSLEKNKKRKLGRGSFRSESNITASSIDMSDSLDENSMHKHKMFDDNNLRADSNVSSSLRCSSALTSTCFGSSRSNSRTTSDTRSSSQRSKSFGPNAAVSKQRGQDSIQEGRKGCHASNVVLCLLLISLVVLIFCGKICSILCTSTWFIFIRWSARHEYLEDGAESPKIVSKLESESEEYNKEVVMEGPLRRNRSRRLLTF encoded by the exons ATGGAATCTACCAAGACCAAGTTACAGAgcaaaaacagaaagaagagcGAGAGCATGAATAAGAAGAATAGGTTCTTTCTGTGCTTTAGACCGGTCTCCATGGACGGTTCTCTTAAAACGGTAAGGCGTACGGACGGCCGCCTGGGCGATCCTATTTTCACATGTATCGCTGCGGGAGATAAAGGGGGCATGGAGCTCCGGAGGATATCGCCGCCGATTTTGGCGTTGGATCGTGcggagaaagaggaagaaggcAGCGGTGACTGGCGAAAGAAAGACGGGAACGGCCGGCTCTCGAGGATATTGAAAACGGTTTTCACCGCGAATTCATTG gagaaaaataagaaaagaaaacttggaCGAGGCTCATTTCGATCAGAATCCAATATTACCGCAAGCTCCATTGATATGTCAGACTCGCTGGATGAAAATTCAATGCATAAACACAAAATGTTCGATGATAACAACCTTAGAGCTGATTCGAATGTTTCTTCATCTTTACGTTGTTCTTCTGCGCTCACTTCGACCTGCTTCGGTTCTTCCCGTTCTAACTCACGTACTACTTCCGATACGAGGTCTTCATCTCAGAGATCCAAGTCGTTTGGACCGAATGCAGCAGTGTCTAAACAAAGGGGGCAAGACAGCATCCAAGAAGGCAGAAAAGGATGTCACGCTTCtaatgttgttttgtgtttgcTTCTTATTAGTCTtgtggttttgatattttgcgGCAAGATTTGCTCTATTTTGTGTACTTCAACGTGGTTTATCTTTATACGTTGGAGCGCCAGACACGAGTATCTGGAGGATGGGGCAGAGTCCCCAAAGATTGTCTCGAagttggagtcagagtcggaggaaTATAATAAGGAGGTCGTCATGGAAGGACCATTGAGAAGGAACCGTTCTCGCCGCTTATTGACGTTCTGA
- the LOC109014068 gene encoding tRNA (guanine(37)-N1)-methyltransferase 1 isoform X1: protein MVTKLLLRLHSFPLTTFHTNLIFPRKHSLHKPLTVSLFSSSSSSSQALTQTRIPDPTLSYGPSLHKGYTPQPQQHEQEDCLIDEQDFTRVFDLAALRVPAKDCFALEKRLRGHLLNWPRIRNIARVPGDEVDPVLVNLLGDRDEEPEEDLVSLERRIYGKAEGDGDVLSPVLYREKLSRTFNSRGYVKFRNLAKISRPTKKKRRRNDDGEEAARGEGKRGIEKNEIALVEVVEEEEEGGDLKGLLGDEFEGRMRKWRGPTRLLLLDERYSGRKVEDLPEAIKVLLKEDMKESPKSTFELVRCKLTLFYNYWQMNEILEATLPKDIIVPSAFETVGHVAHLNLREEHLPYKNLIAKVVLDKNKPKIQTVINKLEAIHNDYRTMQLEVLAGNHSLVTTVVENGMRFHVDLATVYWNSRLATERQRLLNGFTRNDVVCDVFTGVGPIAISAAKIVKRVYANDLNPYAVEYLERNCVLNKVERRVEVFNMDGRRFIRAIFASEKAKGITQVVMNLPNDAAEYLDAFRGIFRGRPKNGDFTFPLIHVYGFSKAQDPEFDFHERIRIALSEVAVDVEMRRVRLVAPGKWMLCASFILPQTVGFADSRQDR, encoded by the exons ATGGTCACCAAGCTCCTCCTCAGACTTCATTCTTTTCCACTCACTACGTTCCACACCAATCTTATCTTCCCCAGAAAACATTCTCTCCACAAACCCCTCACCGTCTCTCTCTTctccagcagcagcagcagcagccaaGCCCTAACACAAACCCGAATTCCAGACCCAACCCTCTCTTATGGACCCTCCCTCCACAAAGGTTATACTCCTCAACCCCAACAGCACGAGCAAGAAGATTGCTTAATTGACGAACAAGACTTCACTCGGGTCTTCGACCTCGCGGCGCTTCGTGTACCGGCAAAAGACTGTTTTGCTCTCGAGAAGCGACTCCGAGGCCACCTCTTGAACTGGCCTCGCATTCGCAACATTGCTCGAGTCCCCGGTGATGAGGTTGATCCCGTGCTGGTAAATCTATTGGGAGACAGAGACGAAGAGCCCGAAGAAGATCTCGTTTCCTTGGAACGAAGAATTTATGGGAAAGCAGAGGGCGACGGCGACGTTTTAAGCCCGGTGCTGTATAGGGAAAAGCTTTCCAGGACGTTTAACTCGCGGGGGTATGTCAAATTTCGAAATTTAGCGAAGATTTCGAGGCcaacgaagaagaagaggaggagaaatGACGACGGGGAGGAGGCGGCAAGGGGTGAGGGCAAGAGGGGAATTGAGAAGAATGAAATTGCTTTGGTGGAGGTtgtggaagaggaggaggaaggggggGATTTGAAGGGGTTGTTGGGGGATGAGTTTGAGGGGAGGATGAGGAAGTGGAGGGGTCCGACAAGGCTGTTGCTATTGGACGAGCGTTACTCAGGGAGGAAGGTGGAGGACCTGCCCGAGGCAATCAAG GTTCTTCTGAAAGAAGATATGAAGGAAAGTCCAAAATCAACCTTTGAGCTTGTCAGATGCAAGCTCACATTGTTTTACAATTACTGGCAGATGAATGAG ATATTGGAGGCCACGTTACCAAAGGATATAATTGTTCCTTCAGCTTTTGAAACAGTTGGGCATGTTGCTCACCTGAACCTGAGAGAAGAACATCTGCCGTACAAGAATCTTATAGCAAAG GTCGTTCTTGACAAAAATAAGCCAAAAATACAAACAGTTATCAATAAGCTTGAAGCCATTCATAATGACTACAGAACAATGCAGCTGGAGGTCTTAGCTGGAAACCACTCTCTTGTGACTACAGTAGTTGAGAATGGAATGCGATTTCATGTTGATTTAGCAACAGT GTATTGGAATTCAAGGCTTGCAACAGAAAGACAAAGGCTTCTCAATGGATTTACACGCAACGATGTTGTTT GTGATGTTTTCACGGGGGTTGGTCCAATAGCCATATCAGCTGCAAAGATTGTCAAACGCGTCTATGCTAATGATCTAAACCCTTATGCTGTCGAATATTTAGAAAGAAATTGTGTGCTCAACAAAGTTGAGAGGAGAGTAGAG GTCTTCAACATGGATGGGAGGAGATTCATCCGGGCTATATTTGCAAGTGAGAAAGCTAAGGGCATTACACAAGTGGTTATGAATTTGCCTAATGATGCTGCAGAGTATCTAG ATGCATTCAGGGGAATATTCAGAGGCAGACCCAAGAATGGAGACTTCACTTTCCCATTGATCCATGTCTATGGTTTCTCCAAAGCTCAAGATCCAGAGTTCGACTTTCACGAG AGGATAAGAATTGCATTGTCAGAGGTAGCAGTTGATGTAGAAATGCGTAGGGTGCGCCTTGTTGCACCAGGAAAATGGATGCTATGCGCGTCATTTATCCTCCCTCAGACTGTAGGATTTGCGGATAGTAGGCAAGATAGGTGA
- the LOC109014068 gene encoding tRNA (guanine(37)-N1)-methyltransferase 1 isoform X2: MVTKLLLRLHSFPLTTFHTNLIFPRKHSLHKPLTVSLFSSSSSSSQALTQTRIPDPTLSYGPSLHKGYTPQPQQHEQEDCLIDEQDFTRVFDLAALRVPAKDCFALEKRLRGHLLNWPRIRNIARVPGDEVDPVLVNLLGDRDEEPEEDLVSLERRIYGKAEGDGDVLSPVLYREKLSRTFNSRGYVKFRNLAKISRPTKKKRRRNDDGEEAARGEGKRGIEKNEIALVEVVEEEEEGGDLKGLLGDEFEGRMRKWRGPTRLLLLDERYSGRKVEDLPEAIKVLLKEDMKESPKSTFELVRCKLTLFYNYWQMNEILEATLPKDIIVPSAFETVGHVAHLNLREEHLPYKNLIAKLEVLAGNHSLVTTVVENGMRFHVDLATVYWNSRLATERQRLLNGFTRNDVVCDVFTGVGPIAISAAKIVKRVYANDLNPYAVEYLERNCVLNKVERRVEVFNMDGRRFIRAIFASEKAKGITQVVMNLPNDAAEYLDAFRGIFRGRPKNGDFTFPLIHVYGFSKAQDPEFDFHERIRIALSEVAVDVEMRRVRLVAPGKWMLCASFILPQTVGFADSRQDR, from the exons ATGGTCACCAAGCTCCTCCTCAGACTTCATTCTTTTCCACTCACTACGTTCCACACCAATCTTATCTTCCCCAGAAAACATTCTCTCCACAAACCCCTCACCGTCTCTCTCTTctccagcagcagcagcagcagccaaGCCCTAACACAAACCCGAATTCCAGACCCAACCCTCTCTTATGGACCCTCCCTCCACAAAGGTTATACTCCTCAACCCCAACAGCACGAGCAAGAAGATTGCTTAATTGACGAACAAGACTTCACTCGGGTCTTCGACCTCGCGGCGCTTCGTGTACCGGCAAAAGACTGTTTTGCTCTCGAGAAGCGACTCCGAGGCCACCTCTTGAACTGGCCTCGCATTCGCAACATTGCTCGAGTCCCCGGTGATGAGGTTGATCCCGTGCTGGTAAATCTATTGGGAGACAGAGACGAAGAGCCCGAAGAAGATCTCGTTTCCTTGGAACGAAGAATTTATGGGAAAGCAGAGGGCGACGGCGACGTTTTAAGCCCGGTGCTGTATAGGGAAAAGCTTTCCAGGACGTTTAACTCGCGGGGGTATGTCAAATTTCGAAATTTAGCGAAGATTTCGAGGCcaacgaagaagaagaggaggagaaatGACGACGGGGAGGAGGCGGCAAGGGGTGAGGGCAAGAGGGGAATTGAGAAGAATGAAATTGCTTTGGTGGAGGTtgtggaagaggaggaggaaggggggGATTTGAAGGGGTTGTTGGGGGATGAGTTTGAGGGGAGGATGAGGAAGTGGAGGGGTCCGACAAGGCTGTTGCTATTGGACGAGCGTTACTCAGGGAGGAAGGTGGAGGACCTGCCCGAGGCAATCAAG GTTCTTCTGAAAGAAGATATGAAGGAAAGTCCAAAATCAACCTTTGAGCTTGTCAGATGCAAGCTCACATTGTTTTACAATTACTGGCAGATGAATGAG ATATTGGAGGCCACGTTACCAAAGGATATAATTGTTCCTTCAGCTTTTGAAACAGTTGGGCATGTTGCTCACCTGAACCTGAGAGAAGAACATCTGCCGTACAAGAATCTTATAGCAAAG CTGGAGGTCTTAGCTGGAAACCACTCTCTTGTGACTACAGTAGTTGAGAATGGAATGCGATTTCATGTTGATTTAGCAACAGT GTATTGGAATTCAAGGCTTGCAACAGAAAGACAAAGGCTTCTCAATGGATTTACACGCAACGATGTTGTTT GTGATGTTTTCACGGGGGTTGGTCCAATAGCCATATCAGCTGCAAAGATTGTCAAACGCGTCTATGCTAATGATCTAAACCCTTATGCTGTCGAATATTTAGAAAGAAATTGTGTGCTCAACAAAGTTGAGAGGAGAGTAGAG GTCTTCAACATGGATGGGAGGAGATTCATCCGGGCTATATTTGCAAGTGAGAAAGCTAAGGGCATTACACAAGTGGTTATGAATTTGCCTAATGATGCTGCAGAGTATCTAG ATGCATTCAGGGGAATATTCAGAGGCAGACCCAAGAATGGAGACTTCACTTTCCCATTGATCCATGTCTATGGTTTCTCCAAAGCTCAAGATCCAGAGTTCGACTTTCACGAG AGGATAAGAATTGCATTGTCAGAGGTAGCAGTTGATGTAGAAATGCGTAGGGTGCGCCTTGTTGCACCAGGAAAATGGATGCTATGCGCGTCATTTATCCTCCCTCAGACTGTAGGATTTGCGGATAGTAGGCAAGATAGGTGA
- the LOC109014068 gene encoding tRNA (guanine(37)-N1)-methyltransferase 1 isoform X3, whose amino-acid sequence MVTKLLLRLHSFPLTTFHTNLIFPRKHSLHKPLTVSLFSSSSSSSQALTQTRIPDPTLSYGPSLHKGYTPQPQQHEQEDCLIDEQDFTRVFDLAALRVPAKDCFALEKRLRGHLLNWPRIRNIARVPGDEVDPVLVNLLGDRDEEPEEDLVSLERRIYGKAEGDGDVLSPVLYREKLSRTFNSRGYVKFRNLAKISRPTKKKRRRNDDGEEAARGEGKRGIEKNEIALVEVVEEEEEGGDLKGLLGDEFEGRMRKWRGPTRLLLLDERYSGRKVEDLPEAIKVLLKEDMKESPKSTFELVRCKLTLFYNYWQMNEILEATLPKDIIVPSAFETVGHVAHLNLREEHLPYKNLIAKVFFWYWNSRLATERQRLLNGFTRNDVVCDVFTGVGPIAISAAKIVKRVYANDLNPYAVEYLERNCVLNKVERRVEVFNMDGRRFIRAIFASEKAKGITQVVMNLPNDAAEYLDAFRGIFRGRPKNGDFTFPLIHVYGFSKAQDPEFDFHERIRIALSEVAVDVEMRRVRLVAPGKWMLCASFILPQTVGFADSRQDR is encoded by the exons ATGGTCACCAAGCTCCTCCTCAGACTTCATTCTTTTCCACTCACTACGTTCCACACCAATCTTATCTTCCCCAGAAAACATTCTCTCCACAAACCCCTCACCGTCTCTCTCTTctccagcagcagcagcagcagccaaGCCCTAACACAAACCCGAATTCCAGACCCAACCCTCTCTTATGGACCCTCCCTCCACAAAGGTTATACTCCTCAACCCCAACAGCACGAGCAAGAAGATTGCTTAATTGACGAACAAGACTTCACTCGGGTCTTCGACCTCGCGGCGCTTCGTGTACCGGCAAAAGACTGTTTTGCTCTCGAGAAGCGACTCCGAGGCCACCTCTTGAACTGGCCTCGCATTCGCAACATTGCTCGAGTCCCCGGTGATGAGGTTGATCCCGTGCTGGTAAATCTATTGGGAGACAGAGACGAAGAGCCCGAAGAAGATCTCGTTTCCTTGGAACGAAGAATTTATGGGAAAGCAGAGGGCGACGGCGACGTTTTAAGCCCGGTGCTGTATAGGGAAAAGCTTTCCAGGACGTTTAACTCGCGGGGGTATGTCAAATTTCGAAATTTAGCGAAGATTTCGAGGCcaacgaagaagaagaggaggagaaatGACGACGGGGAGGAGGCGGCAAGGGGTGAGGGCAAGAGGGGAATTGAGAAGAATGAAATTGCTTTGGTGGAGGTtgtggaagaggaggaggaaggggggGATTTGAAGGGGTTGTTGGGGGATGAGTTTGAGGGGAGGATGAGGAAGTGGAGGGGTCCGACAAGGCTGTTGCTATTGGACGAGCGTTACTCAGGGAGGAAGGTGGAGGACCTGCCCGAGGCAATCAAG GTTCTTCTGAAAGAAGATATGAAGGAAAGTCCAAAATCAACCTTTGAGCTTGTCAGATGCAAGCTCACATTGTTTTACAATTACTGGCAGATGAATGAG ATATTGGAGGCCACGTTACCAAAGGATATAATTGTTCCTTCAGCTTTTGAAACAGTTGGGCATGTTGCTCACCTGAACCTGAGAGAAGAACATCTGCCGTACAAGAATCTTATAGCAAAGGTGTTCTTTTG GTATTGGAATTCAAGGCTTGCAACAGAAAGACAAAGGCTTCTCAATGGATTTACACGCAACGATGTTGTTT GTGATGTTTTCACGGGGGTTGGTCCAATAGCCATATCAGCTGCAAAGATTGTCAAACGCGTCTATGCTAATGATCTAAACCCTTATGCTGTCGAATATTTAGAAAGAAATTGTGTGCTCAACAAAGTTGAGAGGAGAGTAGAG GTCTTCAACATGGATGGGAGGAGATTCATCCGGGCTATATTTGCAAGTGAGAAAGCTAAGGGCATTACACAAGTGGTTATGAATTTGCCTAATGATGCTGCAGAGTATCTAG ATGCATTCAGGGGAATATTCAGAGGCAGACCCAAGAATGGAGACTTCACTTTCCCATTGATCCATGTCTATGGTTTCTCCAAAGCTCAAGATCCAGAGTTCGACTTTCACGAG AGGATAAGAATTGCATTGTCAGAGGTAGCAGTTGATGTAGAAATGCGTAGGGTGCGCCTTGTTGCACCAGGAAAATGGATGCTATGCGCGTCATTTATCCTCCCTCAGACTGTAGGATTTGCGGATAGTAGGCAAGATAGGTGA
- the LOC109014105 gene encoding universal stress protein PHOS32-like — MHPQQQQQQDSSFDPDPQLPSIKIHHPASPRHPSASVATPTPTAGARRKIGVAVDLSDESAYAVRWAVHHYIRPGDAVILLHVSPTSVLFGADWGSVDLSISSTDVVDEDGTTTPTTTATKASEQKLEDDFDAFTASKSADLARPLREAQIPYKIHIVKDHDMRERLCLEVERLGLNAVIMGSRGFGAARRGSDGKLGSVSDYCVHHCVCPVVVVRYPDDGDGGVQAVVDAKVEDGEGEKNNRKDV; from the exons ATGCATCcccaacagcagcagcagcaagacTCCTCCTTTGACCCCGACCCTCAGCTCCCATCCATCAAAATCCACCACCCTGCCTCCCCTCGCCACCCCTCCGCGTCAGTGGCCACTCCCACCCCCACCGCCGGGGCCCGCCGCAAGATCGGCGTGGCCGTCGATCTCTCCGATGAGTCCGCCTACGCTGTCCGTTGGGCCGTCCACCACTACATCCGCCCGGGTGACGCTGTCATCCTCCTCCATGTAAGCCCCACCTCCGTCCTCTTCGGTGCTGACTGGGGCTCTGTCGACCTCTCCATATCCTCCACCGACGTTGTTGACGAGGACGGCACCACCACCCCCACCACCACCGCCACCAAAGCGTCCGAGCAAAAGCTGGAGGACGATTTCGACGCTTTCACGGCGTCGAAATCCGCGGATCTAGCGAGGCCGTTGCGGGAGGCGCAGATCCCGTACAAGATCCACATCGTGAAGGACCACGATATGAGGGAGAGGCTGTGTCTGGAGGTCGAGAGGCTGGGCCTCAACGCCGTCATCATGGGGAGCAGGGGATTTGGTGCGGCGCGACGCGGCAGCGACGGTAAGCTCGGCAGCGTCAGCGATTACTGCGTCCACCACTGTGTCTGTCCCGTCGTCGTGGTGCGATATCCGGACGACGGCGATGGTGGAGTGCAAGCCGTGGTTGACGCTAAGGTAGAAGATGGGGAGGGGGAGAAGAACAATCGTAAAG ATGTTTAG